AGCTGTACGGCCGGGTGGCGCAGGCGGGCCCGGAGGCGGTGGAGGTGGAGTGGCGGCACCGGGACGACGGGGACGAGGCGGTCCGTCGTACGGCCGCGCTGGTGCCGTCGGCCGGCACCTGGTCGGCGGAGACGACCGTGGACCTCCCCGCGCTGGCCGCGACCGGCGTGGGCACCTGGGATCTGCGCCTGCGGATCCGCTTCCGCGACGGCGTGAGCCGCGACGTCACGGCGCACGCCCTCACGGGTGCCGGTCTGCTGCGCCGCAGCGCCGTCCCGAGCGCCCGGCACGGCGTGGTACTCGTACAGCCGTACGCCACGCACTCGGGCGCGCTGGCGCTGCGCGTGGCGCCCGGCGTACGCGGTGTGCTGTCCGTCGCACGCGGAAGGCTGCGCCGCCTGCTTCACTGAGAGCACGACGCGTATCGGCACAGAGCACCACCACCACGGGCCAACTGACGAGGGGACGGCCGCAATGACCTGGTTGATCACCGGCGGCGCCGGCTACATCGGAGCGCACGTCGTACGGGCGATGACCGCGGCAGGCGGTGGTGTACGACGACCTGTCCACCGGTATCGCCGTGTACGACGACCTGTCCACCGGTATCGCCGGGCGGGTGCCCGACGGGGTGCCGCTGGTGGCGGGCTCGACGCTGGACGGCGAGCGGCTCGCGCGCACCCTCGCGGACCACGCCGTCACCGGCGTCGTCCACCTCGCGGCGAAGAAGCAGGTGGGCGAGTCGGTCGAGCAGCCGCTGCGCTACTACCGGGAGAACGTCGAGGGCCTGCGCGTCCTGCTGGCCGCGGTGACGGCGGCGAAGGTGCCGTCCTTCGTCTTCTCCTCCTCGGCGGCGGTGTACGGCATGCCGGACGTGGACCTGGTCACGGAGGAGACGCCCTGCGTGCCCATGTCGCCCTACGGCGAGACGAAGCTGGCCGGTGAGTGGCTGGTGCGCGCGACGGGCCGGGCGACCGGGCTGTCGACCGCGTCCCTGCGGTACTTCAACGTGGCCGGGGCGGCGAGCCCGGAGCTCGCGGACGTCGGTGTCTTCAACCTCGTCCCCATGGTCTTCGAGAAGCTCACGGAGAACGCGCCCCCGCGCATCTTCGGCGACGACTACCCGACGCCGGACGGCACCTGCGTACGCGACTACATCCACGTCGTCGACCTGGCCGAGGCCCATGTCGCGGCGGCCCGGGTCCTGAGCTCCTCCCCCGGCCGCGACCTCACGGTCAACATCGGCCGGGGCGAGGGCGTCTCCGTCCGCGAGATGATCGACCGCATCAACACGGTCACCGGCTACGACCGGCCGCCCACGGTCACGCCGCGCCGCCCGGGCGACCCGGCCCGAGTCGTCGCCTCCGCCGAGCGCGCGGCCGCGGAGCTGGGCTGGAAGGCCCGGCACGACGTCCAGGACATGATCACCTCGGCGTGGGAGGGCTGGGTGCGCCTGCATCCGGAGGCGGCGCGGGGCTGATCGGCGCCGGGCCGACGACAGGGGTCCACTCGCGGACCGAGCGCACCTCGACGCCGGGCGTGCGGTGGTAGTAGGGGTCTTCGTGCAGGATCTCGTCCAGACGTGCCCGGTCGACCGTGAAGAGCAGGAGGGCGCCGGTGTCGTCGGCCCACGGGCCGGCGGCTGCCAGGTGTCCGTCGGCGTGCAGACGGGCGAGGGTCTCGCGGTGTGCGGGACGGGCGGCCAGGCGCTCCGGGGCAGGGGTGAAGGCGAGTTCCACGGCGAACACGGCGGGTCCTTTCCGGGCCGGTGTACGGGGTCGGTGGTGAGGTTACGCTCGGGCCGCCGGATGGTGCTGTATCACGCGATACAGACGGGAGTCGGTGTGGACGGGCACGGATGGCGGCGGCTGCGGGACGTACCGCTGTTCGCGCGGTTGCCGGACGCCGACCTGGTCGCCCTGTGGGACGTGTCCGTACCGCGCCGCTACGCCGCCGGGGAGGTACTGCGGATGCAGGGCGAGCCGGCCGATCATCTGCTCGTGCTGCTGAGCGGGAGCACGGCGGCGTCCGCGGCGACGGCGGGTGGGCGGGTGGTGCGGTTCGGCACGTGGAGGGGGCCGTGCGCGCTGGACAAGGTGGCGCTGCTCGACGGGGCGGGCCACACCGCGACGTTCACGGCGGTCGGGGCGTGCAGCGTGCGCGCCGTGCCGCGAGCGCGGTTCATGACGCTGCTCGACGACTCCGCGGCGGTCCGCTCACATGTGCTGCGGCTGCTGGCCGCCCAGGCGCGCGCCCAGCAGGACCGGCTGACGGTCACGATGACCCTGCCGTGCGAGGCACGCCTCGCGGCCTGGCTGCTGGAAACGGCGGCCGACAGCGGGCCTCTGGTCTCCCTGCCCGGTTCCCAGCAGGGCCTCGCCGACCTGCTCGGTGTCACCCGGGTGACGGTGAACCGCGCGCTGTCCCGCCTCCGGTGTGACGGCCTGGTCCGTCCGGCACCGGACGGCCGGATCGAACTGCTCGCCCCGGAGCTGCTTGCGCAGCGCGCCGCCCGGCACGGCTGACGGGCGACCCGGCCCTACAGCGCCTTCAACGCCTCCGCGCTGGCCCGGGCCAGCGACCCCAGATACCCCTTGGGCAGCTTGGGGCTGCGGATCACCACCGAGCGCCAGTAGAGCGGTCCGGAGATCAGGTCGAGGGCCAGGTCTCGGTCGAGGCCCCGGCGGAGTTCGCCGCGGGCTTCCGCCGCCGTGACGATGCCGGTCGCGACACCGTCCTGGCCCTCGCGCAGGGCCTTCTGGAGGGCCTCGGCGATCTCCGGGTTGCGGGCCGCCTCGGCCTGGAGGTCGGGGATGACCTGCGAGGCGACGGGGTGGCGCAGGGCGCGGGACGTCACCTCGTACAGCAGCCGCAGGTCGCCCTCCAGTGAGCCGGTGTCCGGCACGGGCAGGCCCTGCACGGCGAGCGCCGAGACGATGTCGAGGACCAGGTGCAGCTTGGAGCGCCAGCGGCGGTACACCGCCGTCTTCCCGACCCCCGCCCGGCGCGCGATCCCCTCGATGGACATCCGCGCGTAGCCGACGGCCGCGAGCTCCTCGAAGACGGCCGCCCGGATGGCTTCCGTCACGTCCTCCCGCAGTACGGCCGCCCCCGCGGGGGCCCGGCGGCGCCGGGGCTGCTGGGGCTCGTCGGGCTTCGTCGTCATGCCGACAGCATAGGGCGTCACGACGAAACGGTTGCGTTCCGACGTTCGATCGACGTACGCTCCCGTTGCGACGATACGGTCCCGTCCCGACGT
The genomic region above belongs to Streptomyces coeruleorubidus and contains:
- a CDS encoding Crp/Fnr family transcriptional regulator — its product is MDGHGWRRLRDVPLFARLPDADLVALWDVSVPRRYAAGEVLRMQGEPADHLLVLLSGSTAASAATAGGRVVRFGTWRGPCALDKVALLDGAGHTATFTAVGACSVRAVPRARFMTLLDDSAAVRSHVLRLLAAQARAQQDRLTVTMTLPCEARLAAWLLETAADSGPLVSLPGSQQGLADLLGVTRVTVNRALSRLRCDGLVRPAPDGRIELLAPELLAQRAARHG
- a CDS encoding TetR/AcrR family transcriptional regulator yields the protein MTTKPDEPQQPRRRRAPAGAAVLREDVTEAIRAAVFEELAAVGYARMSIEGIARRAGVGKTAVYRRWRSKLHLVLDIVSALAVQGLPVPDTGSLEGDLRLLYEVTSRALRHPVASQVIPDLQAEAARNPEIAEALQKALREGQDGVATGIVTAAEARGELRRGLDRDLALDLISGPLYWRSVVIRSPKLPKGYLGSLARASAEALKAL
- a CDS encoding YciI family protein yields the protein MFAVELAFTPAPERLAARPAHRETLARLHADGHLAAAGPWADDTGALLLFTVDRARLDEILHEDPYYHRTPGVEVRSVREWTPVVGPAPISPAPPPDAGAPSPPTPR